One Perognathus longimembris pacificus isolate PPM17 chromosome 13, ASM2315922v1, whole genome shotgun sequence genomic window, GCCACTGCCTGAAGGAGCCAACAAAGAAGTAAATAATGGGGTTGGCACAGCTGTTAACAGAGGTTAGTaagaataaaagcttaaaaaggtAACAGGAATAGTAATAGACATCACTATAAATCACACCTATTAGGCAGTGGCCAATGCTATAGGGCAGGCCACAGAAGATGAAGACCAGCACTGTGAGCAGGACGGTCACATACAATCTGGTCAGTGACATATGACGAGAGCCACAGAACATCCTTATAGTCAGAGCCAGGTTGGACCCTGAGAGAATCACAAATAGAAGTAGTAAGTATCCAGAAGTAGACAGTCTAAATAACAGACAGCAGTTCCAATCAGAAGGGGTGTACCAATCTAGACAGTAATGAGATagtaaaaaaggaaatggaaatgatagtacccagaccagcacacacatgacGAATGATGCATGTCTTGGGCGGCGGCACCGGTACCAGATGGGACACAGGACAGACAGGCAGCGCTCCAGGCTAATAACACTGAGGAAACTCAGGCCTGTGATATAAGAATAGTAAAACACAAAGTGGAAGACATCAAAGTGATAGATTTCAATACTAGCAGGGAAATAGGTGTTAAGTTCTTGCAGGGAATCCACAAGTTGAAAGCATAGGTAGAGGAAATCAGCCACAGCCAGGTTTAGGATGTAAACTGAGATGGCATTTCTGTGCATCCGGAAGCCCAGGAGCCAGATCACAGCTGCATTTCCTGCCAGTCCAATCACATCAATAATGACACTCAACCACCCGATAACTGTCATCTCTGTGACACAAGTTCTATGATAGGTGTGGATATTGTCATACATCCCTGTCCCTTCTGTTATCAAGGCTGGTTTTGCTTGTTCCACATCCAGAATTGCTCCATTGGTGCCCCTGAAAGcaagggaaaataaagaaatggaatttgTAAAGCAAGAAAATCTGGTTAACATCATTTTACACTTTCAGAGCACACCAGCACTCAATTTTCAGAAGGAagtttctgtgtctggcttttcCCATAACTCTCTGAATAAAGCATCTGATACTGGAAACATGGGGGTATGAAGTCAGAGCAAATGTCATAACTAGATATCTCGATGTTCCTGGAATAACTCCTTacctttctcccattttcctgttCAGAGCTGCAGATGTGACCTGTAGTGGAGAGCAAGAGCTTTTCTCAGGCTGAGCAATAACAGAGTCCACTTCTTTGTTCTAAAATTCAAGAGATAGGAAGAGCTAGTGGAAACTTGTAATCAAATGAAGCTTATGAAGCCTGTAGACATGCCGACTGATTTTCTGTACATGAACTGAAAGACAAATTAGAGACCAGAGCCATCCGAATCATGATCCTTCACTGAGATATTTCTTGGCATCTACCAGATTTTCACACCCAAATCTGCTTCTATCATCTCATCTCATTTTGACCACTTTCCTTTAAGTAAATGCTGTTCTTTCTTTCAATTGCCAACTTTAAATTTAGGTAGGAATATCAAGTGATTTTATCATGCATTTTGGTTTCTTATAACTCAGTATTAAAGTGCATCACTGGGCTTTTGCCATCCAAAGTGCATCCTGGGCTGAGAGCACTTGCTGTTTCAGTGTTCATCATAGGCAAAAGGCATTCATAAGTAtagttttatttcaaatgaaagaaatgtttccaaGTTATAGGCTCTATGAATCTCACAATCCCATTCTCCATAGGTTGTTTCTTCCTATTCTTAACATCTCATTTAactttatttcccttccttctttccttccttctttcctaccttctttctttcctccatccctccctctctccctcccttcctccctccctccctccctcccttcttccctccttccatctgtccctctctctctccctccttccttcttgctttcttccaTTCACACACAACGGCATACAAACTTGTATTTCATCTCCCATTCTATCTTTCAGATCTTCTTACATTTCTATCCCACATGCACTAGGCTATAAAGAATTCAACTTGTATCTCATGATAGTATAGTTTTGATGGCTAGTTTAGGGATACAGCACTAGCTTGGCTTTTTTATATTCATGGTTTATGCACAATAGAAGTGAAATTTATGTGCATACTGCAAATATCAACCCTATCACAGTGTTtttagagttgatttttttttttgtgtgtcggtgctagcacttgaactcatgacctgagcattctctgagccttttttttctcaaagctagtattctatcacttgatctagatctccacttacagctttttgggtgattgattggagataaaattcttatGCCCTTTCCTAACTCGggtagttttgaactgtgatccagatCTTAGTTccctgaatagctacgattataggtgtgtgGTACTGGCACCCAGGTTGgagtcaaaattattttattgttactattatgtAGATTACCAAGGAGTTAAAATTTCATAAGTGGGATTTTGATTGCAATGCTTCTTGGCCAATGTCATCCTTACTTCATTCTCTGCTATTTTCCGTCTCTTCTCcccaccctcaagttacatatttaatttaatttttcagggttgggttctttttctcaaggctagccctttaccactttgagccgcagcttcaCCTCTcttgttctggtggttaattttttttttttttgctatgtttaaaaaaaaattatcgtcaaggtgatatacagaggggttacagttacatacgtaaggtagtgagtacatttctttttttttttttttggccagtcctgggccttggactcagtgcctgagcactgtccctggcttcttcccgctcaaggctagcactctgccacttgagccacagcgccgcttctggccgttttctgtatatgtggtgctggggaatcgaacctagggcctcgtgtatccgaggcaggcactcttgccactaggctatatccccagcccatgagtacatttcttgtcaaacttgttacatcctctctcatttttctcccaccttcccttcttcccaattCCTTCccacctgagttgtacagttggtttacagcatattgtcttgtattgctgttgcattggtttgcctagaatctcacggactttcctgcatggtgtggctttgagccattatccacagatcacagcctcctgagtatctaggattataggcatgagcaccacTGTCTAGCTGCATAGTtccttttttacataatgtactttAAATATAATAACTACATTTGCTCATTTTCCTCCATCCATTTTGTGACACCCCCCTGTTGCCCATCCTCCAAAACATATTTCCACATTGtggtttagttttttaaaatatttttattgttattatattgaCGATATAGATAATGTTTACAAGTACAAAACTCAGGAAAggagtttctttttggacaatgtcatcctgcACTTCCTtcttccaatttttccctcctattcCCACCCACAGTtagtattgttcattttcaacatagtgtgtagtaAGTATTACTGCTATATTCAGTCTTTGTCCCTCAGTTTCTCTGCTCCCCTTATTCTTCCAAagacattttaaatgaataagaCCAAAAGGACAGAAAATATAAACAGCAACCAGGAAAACCTTGTTCATGCACGTCTGTGCATACATCTTTCATCCACTATTCAGGGAGCCTATTTAGGAGGACCGCATTTCAGGTTACCTGGGAAAAATCAGAAGTATCTGacacaaaacaaatggaaaaaatttgAGGTATGGTTAAAGTGTTAGAACTTCTGGTACCAAGCATAATGTCCCATTTTATTACCTCATGATATCGACTCCAAGCCTTTGAGAAGACATAGCAATCCTGAATATAGATGTGATTAACAATTGGTTAACTAAGAATCTTATAGGAAAGAAATACTGATGGGAAAGAAATAATAGATGAATCTATTACTAGAATTGTATTGTTCTTTCAGAAACTGACAGATGCAAATGTCTAAAATAATTAATAGTATCATTGAATAGTTCTATCAATATATTGCTtgtgaatgaaataaaacatCTTAGGTTCACTAATAATGATGATGCTTATTTCTAATACACACAGGAAATTTATCAAGATCTACCACATTACTAGTTAGAAAGCCATTATCAATTTAAAGAACAGGAAGCATACCAATTATGCTTTTCAGAATAATGCATGAAACTTCTCTATCTGTGCTATGTGATGAGCACCCCCACTGAACTGTAAAATCTTGCATGGAGACTTCTCTTTTAGTGCTTCATAATGCCATCCAAACTGCCTTCCTCGACCCTACTCTTACCCTGAGCAGCCTGCTGGACATCAGCAATAATGGGTACCACTCCAGTACTTTTGCATTTACTGTACTTCATCTTCTGTAGTCTATCCTGGACAGTGTTGTATCTCTTCAGTAGCAAAGCCTGTATTCTCTGTAGTTATTTCTTGCTTCTGGTTACTGAGAATTGAGGAAtccaatttttaagaaaatgagccagagggaaaggaaaacaaaagaaaaaagaaataactgaaaacagtacacacacgcacaaaagaaaaacaacaaccctctTGTTTtgatatcatggagttcatttgagtagcatcattttatatggtcatatgtatataagtactgggctactgtgatcctctgctagaactatcccaggcatattctaattattataaatgatggaaaccatggagcctatgtttctttgggactgacTGGCTTAcattatttaatatgatttttgcacgtctttccattttcttatgaatggagtgatgctattctttctgatggaagcatagaattccattgtgtatatatatatatacttcttgatccatttatccccTGAGGAGCTTCTTAGTCATGTTAAATAAGGCcgcaatgaacatagttgcccTGGTTGCTTTaatgtggctttgtttgtggtcattAAGTAAATGCCCAGGATTGGGACTGCTGAATCATagcagagctctatgtttagtcttttgaggaacctccatactactttcaaGGGttgttgagcaagtttacattcacaccaacaatgtagtagcattccctttggccacaacgctgccagcatctgttattactatttttttcttgataatggccattctaactggagtgaagtgaaatctcaatgtagttttgatttgcatttttttatggctagagatgttaaacatttcttcatatatctattggccatctttatttcctcttctgagaagtctctttttatgtctttaaccTACCTATTAATAGGGAGGTTGTTTCTTTTGGTGATTTGTTTTTGGAAGGTTTAGTTTTTTGAcctctgagtatattttagatatgaggcccttgtctaatGCAAGATCTCCTATcgtgtgggctttctctttatcctgCTAGCTATGTTTTTTgcaatgcagaaactcttcagtttattcatttatttttctttagtttggctaataactttttttttcaaatttttattatcaaactgatgtacagagaggttacagtttcatacgttaggcattggattcatttcttgtactgtttgttacctcgtccctcatttccccctccctcctccccctttcccttcccccatgaggtgttcagttcacttacaccaaacagttttgcaagtatcgcttttgtagttgtttgtcttttttaccctgtgtctctcgattttggtatgcaatcccatttgcccagcctttctttgatttgttgtgatcctggatctttacttaggatgttttgatctgtgccaaggagccttaatgtttcccctcttccttcttgtaatattttcagtctatctggtcttacattgaggtctttgatcaatttagaattgattctgatgcagggtgatatacataaggatttattttcagtttttttacatacatatagccaattctgctagcaccatttgttgaagagactgtcttccTTCTATCTTGTGTTTTtggttcccttatcaaatattagacaTCCATAGATTTATAGGGATCTATATTGCTTCTTGGATTTGTTTTGAATAATTGTTCGTGCTTTCTCTGTAAAGCTTAGAGTATCTTCAATTCCAGAGATTCTAACTTCTGTGTTGTCTAATCTACTGTGAAgattttctactttgttttttattttcctaagttCTAATTGGTCATTTTTGTTGGCTTCAATTTCTTTATTGAAGCTTTGTTTTAGATCGTGAATGGACATCTTTACCTCCTTGATTTGATTTTCAATGTTCTCTCTCAAATCCTTTAGCCTAGTAGCTTTATTTTCACTAGATtccctttctttctgttggaattcATTCAAATTTCTGTTTTTGGATTCCATGAATTCATATATTAATCTTTGGCTAGCCTCATCATGCTCTGCATGGCCACATGCAGGCTTTCAATCTTTTCATTAAGCATTATTACCAGTAGTGTTTTTACAGCATTTTGAGAACTATCCTCTAGGTTTTTCATGGACTGCTCTGTCtcctgtttattttgagtggAAGTTGAATTTTCTTGACTTGCcttttttcttatgtttctatggtttgttctgcccatttggaaatgaaaggaaatccaACACAGAACACTATTTTAAGACTACCATAACAGGACACTATTTTAAGACACCAACCTTGAGCCCTGTAGTTGCACAGAATTTAGAGGTTCAAATCATAGATAGGTATTTCCTCTCTACCTCTCTTTTtgggaaacaaaagcaaataacaaACCAcaacagaacacaattttaagaggAAAAACAACCTTGAACCCTGTAATTGCACAGATCTTAGAGGTTCAAAATCATATATTAGTATTCCCCTATCTATCTTTACGTTTCTTTGTTTGGGAAAGTTATTGTGGTTCAGGAGTGGGGATTATATATAGTTAGGATCAGTGACCAAATCTGTTGTGAGCAATAAAGCAATCAGAAACAAAAGGATAACACAATGAGCCACTTAAAGAAAAAATGGATACAAATAGAGTCTAGCTCACAGACAAACTAGATATCAGTgggttaaagaaaataaagaaggagcaaagaaccagaaataaaggaaataaaggaaaaactggttatggagaaattaaaaacaagattAAGAGATAATAGTGAAACATAAATGGAGGGGCAAATAAGAATAGTGTGATAtattcctgtggttatacctacactctCTGTAccctatctgagtatattggaaactgggtatactggtattagaactaggaaattggaagggaataccaaaatcaagagacacagggtaaaaaaagacaaacaactacaaaagcaatacttgcaaaactgtttggtataaatgaactgaacaactgaacaactcatgggggcggagggaaagagggaagagggggggagggaatgagggacgaggtaacaaacagtacaagaaatatatccaatgcctagtgtatgaaactgtaacctctctgtaattcagtttgataatttaaaaaaaaagaatagtgtgatatagaaaaggaacagaaggaagaaaattaagacctaaattcagaaaagaaagtaatatatatgtataaaataataacacTAAAACTAAAAATACCTAGATCTattgagaaatagaaaattgAGTCAAAATATAGCTGGAATTAAGTATGTACACAATAAAGAAGGAAGCCTAGTAATCACAGTAAGCTGAATAACTAGAACTAAACAGAACAGCAAGGaagaagaagataaaaagaagaaaaaatgcttCTCAGAATAAAGACTAAGTATAGACAGGCAATTTTCTGTTAGGAATAGTTTGCTGAATCCAGGGGCCTTTTACTCTCCTGAAAATGTACAGAAAGTGGGAGACCTTCAAGTGGAAAGAGAACACATTCTTCTACCATGATTGTCTTAGACAGATGAACTTCATGATGTTATGTTCAAGATATGGATATTTATCAGTTTAGATACAGAATATCACCACAATTCCACATTTTCAATGTAATTCACCCTCCTACTTTCTGCTTCAGCCTGTATCTATCTCTTGACAACAACCAATTTGTTCTGCATTTCtataattttatcatttcaaGAATATTACACAGATTGAATCATGAAGTATATTACATTTTATGGTTGACATTTCCACTCAGTAATGTTCTCTTGAGATTGTGGCTACATGTGTTCATAACTGGTTTCTTTTGTAATGCTCAGTACTCTGCCATACGTTTTATTTCTGGGAAAAGACAAATAGATTTTTTCAAAGTGATTGTACCATCTTACATTTCcctatttgatttttgttttgtactaatttttaaataaataaatatatatttaattgttattttaaagatgatgtacagaggttacagttacataagtcagataatgacttTTTCAACAGTATTAtaccttcccttgctttctcccagtttttccaaccTGACCTCCCCAcaaaaattgtatagttcattttcaatatagtgtctagtgagtatcgctgatgtatttgttcacactttgtctcACTATTCCTGTGCTCCCCTTTTGCCCCTCCCCAACGCAATAAAATTAcatacaaaaggtacagaaggCAAAAACTATGacgaaagagaaaagagaaacaagtaaaaaagcaaaaaacaaaatgaactctgagtttattttgataaatgtcattttatatgaaaatataagcAGTTTTTCTTAATCCTTATGGTGGCAATGTAAATTAGCAAattctggaaaacaatatggaatTTGTaccaataattaaaaataaaagtaacctaCAATCTACAAATATCACTTAGTGGGATGTAtctaaagaaatgaaattcataAATTGAAGCAACATATGTATCCAGATGCTTATTGCAGCTCTTGAAAACATCCTGGTAATAAAAACAACCTAAGTGTCCATtaattgataaataaataaaggggaaGAATGAATCAAGGGGCGGGGGGTAGAAAAATGAGGAGAGGAAATAAGAGAGAATGCAGTTATTAAAAGTGCATActctacaaattcagaaattcaaGGGAAGAGATTgagaggaatgggggagaatgttaaaaggggcgacatttgtcaaaatgaattttattcatgaagtgatttgttgaatggcaactcctttatgcaactatgtaaagataatgaaaatgtattttaaaagtatactgtatgtatatatgcatattgttGTATTCATATGcatacaaatgtatatatgtataaaatgctTGTTTTATTCAGCCATGAATGAAATCTTGTCATTTATAAAAATATGCTAAACTTTGGATTATCATATGAAGTTCAAAAAGCCTTACACAGAGAGATAGCAGTGGTTGATTTCATTCATATATGAAATGTCAAACAGTTGGTCTCTTCAAAGTTGTAAGTGATCTTATAAATCTGGTGACACAGGGAAATGTACCAAGCTCACTCTCCTTTGTAAGGTGCCAGACCACAGCTATTACATAATATTCATCAATACCAGAAGAGTCTCAGTATGGGGTAATTTGGTTAGCTTCCTCTGCTAGAATATCACATGGGCAGTGATGCTGATACCTGTACCTATTGGGCTGCATGGTGGTCAGTAGATTGGGCAGGCAGAGGAATGTTGAGCTTTCCACCGGTAGAATTTTTCAAGATTTCTATCTTCactaaattcttttctttccagtctcTACAAGTATCCTCCTCCTTCCCAATTGGAGCTTCCAGAGTTATGAAGTATCTAAGGCTTCCTTAACTATGTCAGAGAATGGAAGGATTTAAGGACGCACTGACAAGGAAGAACTGAATTGACCACAGTTAACATGGGTAGAGAAGCTTCacttgctttatttattatttgcttatttattgctTGGCTGATTTGTTGCAGCAATGATATGGACTTGACTCACTCTTGAAAATGCTAGGGAATACTAGCAATAGGTTAAGTCCAACCAATTAATTGTTTTAATTCTGCTCCCGGAGGTGTTGACAATTTAATTGAAATCAAGACATAGCCAAAAACATAGGTGCAAAATCCTGAAGTTTATTTTACCTTCTAAAATCTATGTTACATGAACTATTCAAAAATGGTTTCCAACATACTTTTACCTTGAAATCAATGCTAGGGTTGCAATGTGTGTCCTACTGGGACTTGTCCCACATGTTTCTAGACTTTCAATTGCTCCAAGTAAGAACTAAAATTAAGAGTAGTTTACAGAACTAAAGGACATGCATTTTATTACTTGACTAGAAAACCAACTTGTCAACATGTCAATGACAAGTATCTCCAGCAATAGGACATTTTATTGTCAGAGACAGTATATCTTCAAGGACATCATATTCCAATAAGCCCAATGATCTAATGAAATATAAACTCATTCTCTCACAAATAATGCAGCTACATGCAACAATGCTTTAAAAACAGTACAGGTTATGATTGCCATAGGAATATGGAGAGAGCTGGAAAAACTGAGATAAGTGCAGTCATTTGCATGTGCTAGAGAATTGCTGAAATATTTCAGAGACAAGGACTGAGCCAAAGCAGACAACTTTCAATTGTGTTATGGCCAGATTCATTCACAAAACCACATCTAAAGACCAAGGCAGACATTGTTTTTCATTGCTCCACTCTGCTTCCTGACATCTCTAAGGTCCCCTGAGAAAGGCTGCCTCCATATTCATTGTCTTCAGTAGTGTCCTGTAGAGCCCTCTGCAGAACCCACTTAAGGGTTTGCCACTTTGGTATCCAAAAGGAGCTAAGAAGTAGatgatcggggctgggaatattgcctagtggcaagagtgcttgcctcctacacatgaagctctcggttccattccccagcaccacatatatggaaaacggccagaaggccttgagcgggaagaagccagggacagtgctcaggccctgagtccaaggcccaggactggccaaaaaaaaaaaaaaaaaaaaaagaagtagatgaTTGGGTTGGCACAGCTGTTAAAAGAGGCTAGTAATAGTAAAAGCCTTAAAAGGTAACAATCCATAGATATCAAAGGAAATCACAACTATTAAGAAGTAGGCAATGTAAAGGGCAGGCCACAGAAGATGACCAGCACTGAGAGCAGGATAGTCACATACAACCTGGTAAGTAACATCCGTGGAGAACCACAGAACATCCTTACAGTCAGGGCCAGACTGGACCCTGAGACAATCACAAATGAAAACAGCAAGTATCCATAATTAGAAAGTCTAAATAACTGACACCACTTCCAATAATAATGACTACACCAATCAGAACAGTAAGAAATTAGCAAAAAAGGAAACAGCAGTGATAGTACCCAAATTAGCACACATATGAAGGATGATGCATGTCTTGGGCAGTGGCCCTGGTACCATATGGgacacaggacagacagacagtgctCCAGGCTAATAACACTGAGGAAGCTCAGGCCTGCTACATAAGAATAGAAAAACCTGGGTCCTCCTGGCTGCGCACCGGGCGTGCTGCCCTAGCTCTCTGCGCCCGCGCTGATCGCGTGGCCACGTGCGCATCTGGAGATGCACTGGAAGGGAGGTCTGTCCGCACGTGTCTCGCGTTGCAATCGGGCCGCCCCCTGACTCTCGCTGCCGAGAGTCCGTATTTAGCCAGGCCGCAGCCCGCATGCACCCGCACACCTTTTATGAGGGAGACAGGCAGGGCACGGGGGCGGGCCGGCTTGAGGTGGGGATCACGAGCCTGAGTGCCATCCAGCCCAGCTACGTacaaagacagggagagagacgaataggcaggcaggcaggagcgCACGAGAGGCAAGGTTGTGAACACACGCAAGAAGGGAAGTCAGTAGTCAGGAAACAACAAAGGACACGAAACTGAGGAAATTCTGAAGAGAAAGCGCCATTCTACTTTCTAACAGCAAGACCAGGGGAGAGCGCGAACGCAGCGCATCCAAGTGCAATGGATCAGCGTCCTTCTGGGAAAACCACCTTCGTGATCATGCTATCTCCCCTGCCACTACTGGAGCTTGGAAGTCCATAAGGCTATCACCAGTTTACCTCCAGAAAGACAGCAGTGGAAACATGACTCAAGAGCcacctgagcaagcaagctaaagGATACCACCTataccccgagttcaagcccagtaatcccccccacacacacaaagaaatagcaAATATTCACAGCTGTACTGCCAACAACAATCATTGCCTGTTCTACAACAGTCAAACAATATTTTGGAATCTTAGAATAGAAATTAAGGCTCATATAGACTATTTGACAAATAAAGCAAGTGATGTAAAGAAGAAGTAATTGAAGTTCTGATAACAGAACTCCTGACTTCTTTCAGGCCAAGTGTATGATTGACACTCATAGCACTGATATCTCTATTAGAAACTTAATGGTCCATCtaagctttagatttttttttgtcaaagtgatgtaaggggttacagtgtcatacgtaaggcagtgagtacatttcttatccaacttgttacttcctccctcatttgtctcccactgtccaccctctctccctttccctacccctcctccccatgagttgtgcagttggattatggcatatagttttgtaagtattgctgttgtattggattgtcttttatcctttgcttctccattttgatattccccttcccttccctcattctgaca contains:
- the LOC125362458 gene encoding mas-related G-protein coupled receptor member X2-like produces the protein MKYSKCKSTGVVPIIADVQQAAQDTSDFSQNKEVDSVIAQPEKSSCSPLQVTSAALNRKMGERGTNGAILDVEQAKPALITEGTGMYDNIHTYHRTCVTEMTVIGWLSVIIDVIGLAGNAAVIWLLGFRMHRNAISVYILNLAVADFLYLCFQLVDSLQELNTYFPASIEIYHFDVFHFVFYYSYITGLSFLSVISLERCLSVLCPIWYRCRRPRHASFVMCVLVWVLSFPFPFLLSHYCLDWYTPSDWNCCLLFRLSTSGYLLLLFVILSGSNLALTIRMFCGSRHMSLTRLYVTVLLTVLVFIFCGLPYSIGHCLIGVIYSDVYYYSCYLFKLLFLLTSVNSCANPIIYFFVGSFRQWQRQNLQRVLQRALQDTPEDNECGGSLSQGTLELSGSRLA